A part of Astatotilapia calliptera chromosome 15, fAstCal1.2, whole genome shotgun sequence genomic DNA contains:
- the LOC113006938 gene encoding leucine-rich alpha-2-glycoprotein-like, with product MSNLEVSSDKSDISSSLQMDTHSIAADMKSWYVLAFLWLSCFCHRALSCPALCTCYPRRNEVVCNELPLTEFPSDGLPENTTLLTIQFTNITSISEAHLNAIPKLQGLHLYNNHLHSLPSHLLRGVPHLNTLDLTGNRLNNLPADVFSHAPLQSLVLKNNLIRKADAEWLSYNSSLTWLDLSGNELTEIPTNLLLKLPHLENLDFSNNRLDKIPANSLSQLSKLERLSLQNNKLDTLNGSAFQSLHSLTHLFLTQNKLNKLPKNLFQGLTQLRHLSLDENQLSHIPPGLLDELHLLGEDGLDLTVNPWLCDGKAEYLWRWLHENKKKAFLPDSITCAGPQPLAGRSIISLTANELNLQS from the exons ATGAGTAATTTGGAAGTGAGCAGTGATAAATCTGATATAAGCAGCAGTCTGCAGATGGACACACATTCAATTGCAGCag ATATGAAGTCCTGGTATGTTCTTGCTTTTCTGTGGTTGTCATGTTTCTGCCACAGAGCTCTTTCCTGCCCAGCTCTCTGCACCTGTTATCCCAGAAGAAATGAGGTGGTCTGTAATGAGCTTCCCCTGACAGAGTTCCCCTCTGACGGTCTCCCGGAGAACACCACCCTGCTGACTATCCAATTCACAAACATCACCTCCATATCTGAGGCCCATCTAAATGCCATACCCAAGTTGCAAGGGCTCCATCTGTACAACAATCACCTTCACAGCCTTCCCTCTCATCTCCTCAGGGGCGTTCCTCACCTCAACACTTTGGATCTCACCGGAAACAGGCTAAACAATCTGCCTGCAGATGTCTTCAGCCACGCCCCACTACAGAGCTTGGTGCTGAAGAATAACCTTATTAGAAAAGCTGATGCAGAGTGGCTTTCTTATAACAGTAGCCTGACCTGGTTGGATTTATCTGGAAATGAATTAACAGAGATCCCAACTAATCTGCTTCTGAAGCTGCCCCACCTGGAGAACCTTGACTTCTCAAACAACCGTCTGGATAAGATACCAGCAAATTCTCTGAGTCAACTGAGCAAACTTGAGAGGCTAAGCCTGCAGAACAACAAGCTCGACACGCTGAATGGATCTGCATTTCAGAGCCTGCATAGCCTCACACATCTCTTCCTCACTCAGAATAAACTCAACAAGCTGCCCAAAAACCTGTTCCAGGGACTCACTCAGCTCAGACACCTGAGTCTGGATGAAAACCAGCTGAGCCATATTCCTCCAGGTTTGCTGGATGAACTTCACTTGCTGGGAGAGGATGGCCTCGACTTGACAGTCAACCCTTGGCTCTGTGATGGGAAGGCAGAGTATCTATGGAGGTGGCTTCACGAGAACAAGAAGAAGGCTTTCTTGCCAGACTCCATCACATGCGCTGGACCTCAGCCTCTAGCAGGTCGTTCAATAATATCactaacagcaaatgaactaaACCTTCAGTCTTAA
- the LOC113006939 gene encoding leucine-rich alpha-2-glycoprotein-like translates to MNLWLLLTLTALAEYAYQTRGTHSCPDLCTCSFLPSSAEVVCRQSSLTYFPADGLYPNITRLSIQSRNLSFITARHLSFVPLLNHLQLYHTNLSSLPSDLLGAIPHLSTLDLTGNQLIHLPPKVFVHSLLHSLVLKNNLIEKAHGEWFSDNSSLTWLDLSGNRLTSITAALLQKLPHLENLDLSHNHLQELQPDTLANLHHLETLNLAGNKLISLKPSTFSHNVKLSQLFLQENQLRELPVTLLQGLQHLELLLLNQNRLRYLPSGLLDDRKSSFQMTVTGNPWQCDANLEYLWKWLTNHPQNVFFLDEVVCDGPEALKHKQVVSLTDSQLDPK, encoded by the coding sequence ATGAACCTGTGGCTGCTTCTTACTCTCACTGCTCTGGCTGAATATGCTTACCAAACGAGAGGCACCCACTCGTGCCCAGATCTGTGCACTTGCTCCTTTCTACCTTCGAGTGCAGAGGTGGTGTGCCGCCAAAGCTCCCTCACATATTTTCCTGCAGATGGTTTATATCCCAACATCACACGATTGTCCATCCAGTCCAGAAACCTCAGCTTCATTACAGCCAGACATCTGAGTTTTGTGCCTCTTTTAAACCACCTCCAGCTGTATCACACTAATCTTTCAAGCCTTCCTTCAGACCTACTGGGTGCCATTCCTCACCTGAGTACGTTGGATCTCACAGGTAATCAGCTGATTCATCTGCCCCCCAAAGTCTTCGTCCATTCCTTGCTCCATAGTCTGGTGCTGAAGAATAATTTAATTGAAAAAGCTCATGGAGAGTGGTTTTCCGACAACAGCAGTCTCACCTGGCTGGATTTGTCTGGGAACCGTTTAACAAGCATTACAGCTGCTCTGCTTCAGAAGCTGCCTCATCTGGAAAATCTCGACCTAAGTCATAACCATCTGCAAGAGCTACAGCCCGACACACTAGCAAACCTACATCACCTCGAGACACTAAACCTCGCTGGGAACAAATTAATTTCCCTGAAGCCTTCAACGTTTAGTCACAACGTGAAACTCTCACAGCTGTTTCTGCAGGAGAATCAGCTCCGAGAGCTGCCAGTGACGCTCCTCCAGGGTCTGCAACACCTTGAACTTCTGCTGCTTAATCAGAATCGGCTACGGTATCTCCCCTCAGGTCTGCTGGATGACAGAAAATCCTCTTTTCAGATGACCGTAACAGGGAACCCCTGGCAGTGTGATGCCAACCTGGAGTATCTGTGGAAGTGGCTCACTAACCATCCTCAAAATGTCTTCTTTCTAGATGAGGTGGTCTGTGACGGCCCTGAAGCTCTGAAACATAAACAAGTTGTTTCTTTAACTGACAGTCAGCTTGATCCTAAATGA